In the genome of Treponema pedis, one region contains:
- the fusA gene encoding elongation factor G, translating to MLDKMRNIGIMAHIDAGKTTTTERILFYTGKIHKIGEIDDGQATMDWMAQEQDRGITIQSAATTTYWKNFQINIIDTPGHVDFTAEVERSLRVLDGAVAVLCAVGGVQPQTETVWHQADRYKVPRICFVNKMDRLGADFFSVMNDVADKFKVQPVPVEIPIGASDTFEGIIDLISMQEIHWDSSTEGEKYTYSPIAPERLPLAEEWREKMLDTVSSFSDEITELILEGNPVPADLIKKEIRKAVLKRDYIPFLCGSARRNIGVQPLIDAIVDFLPAPDEVLPAEAFNTKKEENITVPCKPEGNPLGLVFKIQYDKDAGSLCYVRMYSGKIKSGDQVFNIGKKKRERVNRILRMHSNKSEQMDSVQAGDIAVFVGLKSAQTGDTLGTEGLPLLLESMQFPEPVISVSLEPKSLSERDRLKEVLEILSKEDPTFTSKEDSETGQLIISGMGELHIDILTTRMLDDFKVEARVGNPQVTYRESITAAKTQTEKYSKQMAGKDNEAELTLTVRPLPRGTGNKFVSKVKTFSQKSGGAAANTLPEELVNAVEHSVNACFSSGIKFGYPCTDIEVELTSAKYDELTSTPFAFEAGAAKCFDDACNSAEPVLLEPVMKVDITSPKEFVGDAMSRMTQRGGLILSMESKTGTEVVHAQAPMAQMFGFTTDLRSATQGRAAFTMSFSHFEVKR from the coding sequence ATGCTTGATAAAATGCGGAATATAGGAATAATGGCTCACATTGATGCCGGTAAGACGACGACTACGGAAAGAATTTTATTTTATACCGGTAAAATACATAAGATAGGCGAAATCGATGACGGGCAGGCTACAATGGATTGGATGGCTCAAGAACAGGATAGGGGTATTACAATTCAAAGTGCGGCTACAACTACTTATTGGAAAAATTTTCAAATTAATATTATAGACACTCCCGGGCACGTAGATTTTACAGCCGAAGTTGAGCGTTCTTTACGCGTTTTGGACGGAGCCGTGGCCGTTTTATGTGCGGTAGGCGGAGTTCAGCCGCAAACCGAAACCGTATGGCATCAAGCCGACCGCTATAAGGTTCCGCGCATTTGCTTTGTAAATAAAATGGACAGACTGGGCGCCGATTTTTTTTCCGTAATGAATGATGTTGCGGACAAGTTTAAGGTGCAACCCGTTCCCGTTGAAATTCCTATAGGTGCAAGCGATACCTTTGAAGGTATAATAGACCTTATTTCCATGCAGGAAATTCATTGGGATTCTTCTACCGAAGGTGAAAAATATACATATTCTCCCATAGCTCCCGAGCGTCTTCCGCTTGCCGAAGAATGGCGCGAAAAAATGCTTGACACGGTTTCTTCCTTTTCAGATGAAATTACCGAGCTTATTTTAGAAGGTAATCCCGTTCCCGCCGATTTAATTAAAAAAGAAATTCGTAAAGCCGTTTTAAAGAGAGATTATATTCCGTTTTTATGCGGTTCTGCAAGACGCAATATCGGAGTTCAGCCCTTAATAGATGCAATTGTAGATTTTTTGCCTGCTCCGGACGAGGTTCTTCCCGCCGAAGCTTTTAACACCAAAAAAGAAGAAAACATTACCGTTCCGTGTAAACCTGAGGGAAATCCTCTCGGCCTTGTGTTTAAAATTCAGTATGATAAGGACGCCGGTTCTCTTTGCTATGTGCGTATGTATTCAGGTAAAATTAAATCCGGAGACCAAGTTTTTAATATCGGAAAAAAGAAACGGGAGCGGGTAAACCGTATTTTGCGAATGCACTCAAATAAATCCGAACAAATGGATTCCGTTCAGGCGGGAGATATTGCGGTATTTGTCGGTTTAAAATCGGCACAAACAGGCGATACTCTGGGTACGGAAGGTTTGCCGTTATTACTTGAGTCTATGCAATTTCCTGAGCCTGTAATTTCCGTGTCGCTTGAACCTAAAAGTCTTTCGGAGCGCGACCGATTAAAAGAAGTGCTTGAAATTCTTTCCAAAGAAGACCCTACCTTTACAAGCAAGGAAGATTCAGAAACCGGGCAGCTCATTATTTCGGGTATGGGAGAACTTCATATCGATATTTTAACCACCCGTATGCTGGACGATTTTAAAGTTGAAGCCCGCGTAGGAAATCCGCAAGTTACATATCGGGAATCCATTACCGCCGCAAAAACTCAAACTGAAAAATACAGTAAGCAAATGGCGGGAAAGGATAACGAAGCGGAGCTGACTCTTACCGTACGTCCTCTTCCGCGCGGGACGGGAAATAAGTTCGTTTCCAAAGTAAAAACCTTTTCGCAAAAATCCGGAGGAGCCGCAGCCAATACCCTGCCTGAAGAGCTGGTAAATGCGGTGGAACATTCCGTAAACGCATGTTTTTCTTCAGGAATAAAATTCGGCTATCCGTGTACCGATATTGAGGTTGAACTTACTTCAGCAAAATACGACGAGCTTACTTCCACGCCTTTTGCATTTGAAGCCGGAGCGGCAAAGTGTTTTGACGATGCCTGCAACAGTGCGGAACCGGTGCTGCTTGAACCCGTAATGAAAGTGGATATTACAAGCCCTAAAGAATTCGTAGGGGACGCAATGAGCAGAATGACGCAGCGCGGAGGGTTGATTTTAAGTATGGAATCGAAGACCGGGACTGAGGTAGTTCATGCACAGGCTCCTATGGCGCAAATGTTCGGGTTTACTACAGATTTACGCTCGGCAACTCAAGGAAGGGCTGCTTTTACAATGAGCTTCAGCCATTTTGAGGTAAAACGGTAA